A single genomic interval of Lathyrus oleraceus cultivar Zhongwan6 chromosome 7, CAAS_Psat_ZW6_1.0, whole genome shotgun sequence harbors:
- the LOC127107753 gene encoding dirigent protein 22-like, with protein MAMGAFQKIFLFLLIISCYILIIVSEQEETGFVSSINPKFFKKKETFSHFRFYWQDIVGGNNATSIPIIPSIPKFDNSFSAFGLVRIIDNALTLGPKLNSKLLGRAQGFYAATSQTELVFLMVMNFALFEGKYNGSVITISGRDVAYDKIREMSVIGGSGVFRFAKGYVEANTISFDPITGDTIVEYNVFVSH; from the coding sequence ATGGCTATGGGTGCTTTCCAAAAAATTTTCCTCTTCCTCCTTATTATCTCTTGTTACATCCTCATAATCGTCAGCGAACAAGAGGAGACCGGTTTCGTGAGCTCAATAAACCCTAAATTTTTTAAAAAGAAAGAAACTTTTAGTCACTTTAGATTCTATTGGCAAGACATCGTTGGAGGAAACAACGCTACGTCCATTCCAATTATTCCATCTATCCCTAAATTCGACAACTCTTTTAGTGCTTTTGGTTTAGTGAGGATTATTGACAACGCTTTAACGTTAGGACCAAAATTGAACTCGAAGTTATTAGGTAGGGCACAAGGATTTTATGCAGCTACCTCACAAACCGAGCTCGTTTTTCTTATGGTTATGAACTTTGCTTTGTTTGAAGGAAAATATAACGGGAGTGTCATCACTATCTCAGGAAGGGACGTTGCGTATGATAAAATCAGAGAAATGTCTGTGATTGGCGGGAGCGGTGTTTTTCGATTTGCTAAAGGATATGTTGAAGCTAACACAATCTCTTTTGATCCTATAACAGGGGATACTATTGTTGAATACAATGTCTTTGTTTCTCATTAG